A single region of the Bacteroides luhongzhouii genome encodes:
- the hisH gene encoding imidazole glycerol phosphate synthase subunit HisH codes for MKVAVVKYNAGNIRSVDYALKRLGVEAVITADKEELQSADKVIFPGVGEAETTMNHLKATGMDELIKNLRQPVFGICLGMQLMCRYSEEGEVDCLNIFDVDVKRFVPQKHEDKVPHMGWNTIGETNSKLFEGFTDEEFVYFVHSFYVPTCDFTAATTDYIHPFSAALHKDNFYATQFHPEKSGKTGEKILTNFLNL; via the coding sequence ATGAAAGTAGCAGTTGTAAAATACAATGCCGGCAATATTCGTTCTGTGGATTATGCTTTAAAGCGGTTGGGTGTGGAAGCGGTGATTACTGCTGATAAAGAAGAACTCCAATCAGCAGATAAAGTTATTTTCCCCGGAGTGGGAGAGGCGGAAACTACCATGAACCACTTGAAAGCAACGGGAATGGACGAACTGATAAAAAATCTCCGTCAGCCTGTATTTGGAATTTGTCTCGGTATGCAGTTGATGTGTCGGTATTCTGAAGAAGGAGAGGTCGATTGTTTGAATATCTTTGATGTGGACGTGAAACGTTTTGTTCCACAGAAGCATGAAGATAAAGTTCCGCACATGGGTTGGAACACAATTGGGGAAACGAACAGCAAACTCTTTGAAGGATTCACCGACGAAGAATTTGTCTACTTCGTGCATAGTTTTTATGTGCCTACTTGTGACTTTACTGCTGCTACAACTGATTATATTCATCCGTTTAGTGCTGCTTTGCATAAAGATAATTTTTATGCTACCCAGTTTCATCCGGAGAAAAGCGGCAAGACGGGAGAGAAAATTCTGACGAACTTTTTGAATCTATAA
- the purU gene encoding formyltetrahydrofolate deformylase produces MMTTAKLLLHCPDKPGILAEVTDFITVNKGNIIYLDQYVDHVENIFFMRIEWELKDFLVPQEKIEDYFRTLYGQKYEMDFRLYFSDVKPRMAIFVSKLSHCLFDMLARYTAGEWNVEIPLIISNHPDLQHVAERFGIPFYLFPITKETKEEQERKEMELLAKHKITFIVLARYMQVISEQMINAYPNKIINIHHSFLPAFVGAKPYHAAFQRGVKIIGATSHYVTSELDAGPIIEQDVVRITHKDAIEDLVNKGKDLEKIVLSRAVQKHIERKVLAYKNKTVIFS; encoded by the coding sequence ATGATGACAACAGCCAAACTGTTATTGCACTGTCCCGACAAACCGGGAATCCTTGCAGAGGTGACAGACTTTATTACGGTAAACAAAGGAAATATTATCTATCTGGATCAATATGTAGATCATGTAGAGAACATATTCTTCATGCGTATTGAATGGGAACTGAAAGACTTTCTGGTTCCGCAGGAGAAAATTGAAGATTATTTCAGAACTCTCTACGGGCAAAAATATGAAATGGATTTTCGTCTTTATTTCTCTGATGTAAAACCACGTATGGCTATTTTCGTTTCTAAGCTGTCACACTGTCTTTTCGATATGTTAGCACGGTATACAGCCGGAGAATGGAATGTAGAAATACCTCTTATTATAAGCAACCATCCGGATTTGCAGCACGTAGCAGAGCGGTTTGGAATTCCTTTCTATCTGTTTCCTATCACAAAGGAGACAAAAGAAGAACAGGAGCGTAAGGAGATGGAACTGCTTGCCAAACATAAGATTACATTTATTGTATTGGCACGCTATATGCAAGTAATTTCCGAGCAGATGATTAATGCTTATCCGAATAAGATTATCAATATTCACCATTCTTTCCTTCCTGCGTTTGTAGGGGCGAAGCCTTATCATGCGGCTTTCCAGAGAGGTGTGAAAATTATTGGTGCAACTAGTCATTATGTAACGTCAGAACTGGATGCCGGACCGATTATTGAACAGGATGTAGTACGCATTACTCATAAAGACGCTATTGAGGACCTTGTAAATAAGGGAAAAGATTTGGAAAAAATCGTTCTTTCGCGTGCAGTGCAGAAGCACATCGAACGTAAAGTTTTGGCTTATAAAAATAAAACAGTAATATTTAGCTGA
- a CDS encoding site-specific integrase → MGAVKRNTLSVLFIIKKAKLLKNGEAPVCMRITVNKRVAEVMIKRSIPVDLWNQKKECSKGKDRVAIELNHYINTVRAKVLQIHRELEIDNKPITADIIKDCFYGRDKVQRTLLEVYAEHNEKCRALIGKEYTESTVTKFDTSINRLKEYIRSCYHRDDIMLAELDGQFIRDFDFWLKTDKHCQNNSALKHLKNLKKVVRIALANDWIKKDPFYGIHFKQEEVNVEFLSREELDVLMNKEFTIKRLEQVRDIFVFCCFTALAFVDVQQLSREHLIKDNNGALWIRKARQKTNQMCNIPVLSIPQRILGKYEDNAECIKKGVLLPVISNQRMNAYLKEIADLCGITKRLTTHVARHTAATVVFLANDVSMENVSKILGHSNIRMTQHYAKVLDSSIMRDMLNVEKNFK, encoded by the coding sequence ATGGGAGCAGTGAAAAGAAACACACTAAGCGTATTGTTTATCATCAAGAAAGCGAAACTTCTGAAAAACGGTGAAGCTCCTGTCTGTATGCGCATCACCGTAAACAAGCGAGTAGCCGAAGTTATGATTAAACGGAGTATTCCAGTAGATTTATGGAATCAGAAAAAGGAATGTTCCAAAGGAAAAGACCGGGTAGCCATCGAACTGAACCACTATATCAATACGGTTCGTGCCAAAGTATTGCAGATACACCGTGAATTGGAGATAGACAACAAACCGATAACAGCCGATATTATAAAGGATTGTTTCTACGGACGGGACAAGGTACAGCGCACCTTGCTGGAAGTGTATGCAGAGCATAACGAAAAATGTCGTGCCCTGATTGGCAAAGAATATACGGAAAGCACAGTTACCAAGTTTGATACTTCAATAAACCGCTTGAAAGAATATATCCGTAGTTGCTACCACCGTGATGATATAATGCTGGCAGAACTGGATGGGCAATTTATTCGTGATTTTGATTTTTGGCTGAAAACGGATAAGCATTGCCAAAATAATTCCGCATTGAAGCATTTGAAGAACTTGAAAAAAGTTGTTCGTATTGCTTTGGCTAACGACTGGATAAAGAAAGACCCGTTTTACGGCATCCACTTCAAGCAGGAAGAAGTTAATGTAGAGTTCCTTTCACGTGAAGAATTGGATGTTTTGATGAACAAAGAATTTACTATCAAACGTTTGGAGCAGGTAAGGGATATTTTTGTCTTTTGCTGTTTTACCGCACTTGCTTTCGTTGATGTGCAGCAGTTAAGCCGTGAGCACCTGATAAAAGACAATAACGGTGCTTTGTGGATACGCAAGGCACGGCAGAAAACCAATCAGATGTGCAACATTCCCGTTTTATCCATTCCCCAAAGGATATTGGGGAAATATGAAGATAATGCAGAGTGTATAAAGAAAGGTGTGCTTTTACCCGTAATCAGTAATCAGCGCATGAATGCCTACTTAAAAGAAATCGCTGATTTATGCGGCATTACCAAACGCTTAACTACACATGTTGCCCGGCATACTGCGGCTACCGTTGTTTTTCTCGCCAATGATGTGTCAATGGAAAATGTCTCTAAGATTTTGGGACATTCCAATATCAGAATGACACAGCATTATGCAAAAGTTTTAGATAGCTCTATTATGCGTGATATGTTGAATGTGGAGAAGAATTTTAAATAG
- a CDS encoding reverse transcriptase family protein — translation MITTEKHLLYILKVSRQQLDSIIENIDKYYSTWEKPKLNKDTNEPLYNSDGTIKKRTINSTNKDLKVIQKRLYNYLLSKTTLPNYFFGGIPKKDNILNAKYHQGNKYVFTTDLKSFFPSINHKMVFYMFLKLGCTPEIARTLTKLTTHNYQVPQGVPTSTLIANLVFKPVGDRIQALAKENNIKFSIFVDDITMSSSIDFHKKIPEILSIITTSGYKISHSKTFYKTKNPIVTGVICQNNKLKIPQSYNKRIKRIKADIQNNEQAFLKIKGLTMYRQRIKQA, via the coding sequence ATGATTACAACCGAAAAGCATTTGCTATATATACTAAAAGTTTCTCGTCAACAATTGGATTCCATTATAGAGAATATAGATAAATATTACTCTACATGGGAAAAGCCTAAATTAAATAAAGACACCAATGAACCTTTATATAATTCTGATGGAACAATAAAAAAACGCACAATTAACTCCACTAATAAAGATTTGAAAGTTATACAAAAAAGATTGTATAACTATTTACTTTCAAAAACAACTCTTCCTAATTATTTTTTTGGAGGTATTCCTAAGAAGGATAATATTCTTAACGCTAAATATCATCAAGGTAATAAATATGTATTTACTACAGACTTGAAATCCTTTTTTCCTTCCATTAATCATAAAATGGTGTTTTATATGTTTTTAAAATTAGGATGCACCCCTGAAATTGCAAGAACTTTAACTAAACTTACTACACATAATTATCAAGTTCCACAAGGTGTTCCAACATCAACATTAATAGCTAATTTGGTATTCAAGCCTGTTGGCGATAGAATACAGGCATTAGCAAAAGAGAATAATATTAAATTTTCAATATTTGTTGATGATATAACAATGTCTTCTTCTATAGATTTCCATAAAAAAATCCCTGAAATATTATCTATTATAACTACTTCAGGATATAAAATTAGTCATTCTAAAACTTTTTATAAAACAAAAAATCCAATAGTTACTGGTGTAATATGTCAAAACAATAAACTTAAAATACCACAATCATATAATAAAAGAATAAAGCGAATCAAGGCGGACATTCAAAACAATGAACAAGCATTCTTAAAGATAAAAGGACTAACTATGTATCGTCAAAGAATAAAGCAAGCATAA
- a CDS encoding helix-turn-helix domain-containing protein, producing the protein MELINGNSEIIKDFFQSMERMLDGISLLAKENRPHLNGEKFLSNRDAAKWLKVSIRTLQEWRDTGVIPYIQIKGKIIYRQSDIERLLQTYYNKERQE; encoded by the coding sequence ATGGAACTGATAAACGGCAATAGTGAGATAATTAAAGACTTCTTTCAGTCTATGGAAAGAATGTTAGACGGTATCAGCCTACTGGCAAAGGAAAACAGACCGCATTTGAACGGCGAAAAGTTTCTAAGCAACAGGGATGCAGCCAAATGGCTGAAAGTAAGCATCCGCACGCTGCAAGAATGGAGAGATACGGGCGTTATCCCTTACATTCAGATAAAAGGCAAAATAATCTACCGTCAAAGCGATATAGAAAGGCTCTTGCAGACCTACTACAACAAGGAACGGCAGGAATAA
- a CDS encoding DUF3876 domain-containing protein — protein sequence MENKEEYNTEINQSFKLSAIVGIWESLNLHPTVMIYQSKKKYFLSMLHVSDNGQAKPAVYEIQKGDNRYFIIEAFKRLYISYDVVKDSISISYYGEYLRN from the coding sequence ATGGAAAATAAAGAAGAATATAATACGGAAATAAACCAATCATTCAAATTATCTGCTATTGTCGGAATATGGGAAAGTTTAAACCTTCATCCTACAGTGATGATATACCAAAGCAAGAAAAAGTATTTCCTTTCGATGCTCCATGTATCGGATAACGGACAAGCGAAACCAGCCGTTTACGAGATACAGAAAGGAGATAACCGTTACTTCATCATTGAAGCCTTTAAACGGCTTTATATCAGTTATGATGTGGTAAAAGATAGTATTTCCATATCCTACTATGGCGAATATCTGCGTAACTGA